A window of the Plutella xylostella chromosome 11, ilPluXylo3.1, whole genome shotgun sequence genome harbors these coding sequences:
- the LOC119693294 gene encoding zinc finger protein 431-like: MEDGMDIEEHDLLNNPTVRSVFPDLAILKQEIIDFDTSESVAPETFTTSPEVSKINENKNQLHNLTVYSGDHPTECSTQDLDVKPDHLCTDMDDTITVKGNSLTEFDEVETEIKKESENVVPNELPFYRNRIILGKIQIDESDEEREIDAPGDCNNVVNNKTNNDQDLAVSIYTDENRSMRITKQYYEMEKCLGAKIILTNCYTTLLNNNCYCAQCAVLFPTTEAYSEHYTSTHTETTHSNKASASLVKRKQIIYPREKAFVCDTCTKTFSKKTSLIKHILIHTGEKPFESDFCKKTSRHRSAMKRHKLLHTGEKPIQCDICAKTFKFRSYLERHKLKHTGEKPFHCDICTKSFNQRCYLKEHMLLHTGEISFECDICTKIFRHRSSLKTHKLLHTGEEPFQCDICTKTFRLISHLKNHKLHHTGEKPFQCETCKKTFKYVSALKQHKLTHTGEKPFECDICKKTFNQIRNLKMHKLLHTGEKPYKCGNCKKSFRHMNSLKNHELIHTGEKPFQCETCKKIFIYLSALKQHKLTHTGENPFLCDICKKTFNQRSAMKRHKLIHTHTGEKPFECLTCKKTFRYLSHMKVHTLIHSGEKPFECDICKKTFNQIRNLKMHKLLHTGEKPYKCGDCKITFSLLGNLKKHKLIHTGEKPFECDICTKTFNRRSHLKRHMLLHTAAQPYDSDASEKV, translated from the coding sequence AAACATTTACAACGTCGCCGGAAGTATCAAAGataaatgaaaacaaaaatcaacTACACAATTTAACGGTCTACAGTGGGGATCATCCTACGGAGTGCTCCACTCAAGACCTGGATGTGAAACCTGACCACCTGTGTACGGACATGGATGACACAATAACTGTCAAGGGCAACAGTTTGACAGAATTTGATGAagttgaaactgaaatcaagaAGGAATCAGAGAATGTTGTACCAAATGAATTGCCATTTTACAGAAACAGAATTATACTCGGCAAGATACAAATAGACGAGTCTGATGAAGAACGAGAAATTGATGCACCAGGTGACTGTAATAATGTtgtaaacaacaaaacaaacaatgatCAAGATTTGGCAGTGTCAATATACACTGATGAAAATAGAAGCATGAGGATAACTAAACAGTATTATGAAATGGAAAAATGTTTGGGAgcgaaaattattttaacaaactGTTATACAACTCTATTGAACAACAACTGttactgtgctcagtgtgcAGTGTTGTTCCCCACCACTGAAGCGTATAGTGAACATTACACGAGCACACACACCGAGACCACTCACTCAAATAAAGCCTCGGCTTCTCTTGTGAAACGTAAACAAATCATATACCCACGTGAGAAAGCATTTGTGTGTGACACCTGCACGAAAACATTCAGCAAAAAAACCAGCTTGATAAAGCACATTTTaattcacactggcgaaaagccattcGAGAGTGACTTTTGCAAGAAAACATCGAGGCATCGGTCTGCAATGAAAAGACACAAGTTACTTCACACTGGGGAAAAGCCCatccagtgtgacatttgcgcgaaaacatttaaatttcgAAGTTATTTGGAGCGACACAAGTTAAAACACACTGGGGAAAAGCCCTTCCATTGTGACATTTGCACGAAATCATTCAACCAAAGGTGTTATCTTAAGGAGCACATGTTACTTCACACTGGTGAAATATCTTTcgagtgtgacatttgcacgaAAATATTCAGGCACCGGTCTTCTTTGAAAACACACAAGTTACTTCACACTGGCGAAGAGCCATTCCAATGTGACATTTGCACGAAAACATTTAGACTAATAAGTCATTTGAAGAACCACAAGTTACATCACACTGGAGAGAAACCTTTCCAGTGTGAAACCTGCAAGAAAACATTCAAATATGTATCAGCTTTAAAACAACATAAGTTAActcacactggcgaaaagccattcgagtgtgacatttgcaagaaaacatttaaCCAAATAAGAAATTTAAAGATGCACAAGTTActtcacactggcgaaaagccatACAAGTGCGGTAATTGCAAAAAATCGTTTAGGCACATGAATTCTTTGAAAAACCACGAATTGATCCACACGGGAGAAAAGCCATTTCAGTGTGAAACTTGCAAGAAAATCTTCATTTATCTATCAGCTTTAAAACAACACAAGTTAACTCACACTGGCGAAAACCCATTCTTGTGTGACATTTGTAAAAAAACCTTCAATCAGCGAAGTGCTATGAAAAGACACAAGttaatacacacacacactggTGAAAAGCCATTCGAGTGTTTAACTTGCAAGAAAACCTTCAGATACCTCAGTCATATGAAAGTGCACACTTTAATCCACTCTGGAGAAAAGCCATTcgagtgtgacatttgcaagaaaacatttaaCCAAATAAGAAATTTAAAGATGCACAAGTTActtcacactggcgaaaagccatACAAGTGCGGTGATTGCAAAATAACGTTTAGTCTGCTTGGCAATTTGAAAAAGCACAAATTGATCCACACGGGAGAAAAGCCGTTcgagtgtgacatttgcacgaAAACATTTAACCGAAGAAGTCACTTGAAGAGGCACATGTTACTTCACACTGCAGCACAGCCATATGATTCTGATGCGTCGGAAAAAGTGTGA
- the LOC105389692 gene encoding zinc finger protein 431-like isoform X1, translating into MEDGMDIEEHDLLNNPTVRSMFPDLAILKQEIIDFDTSEGVAPETFTTSPEVSKINENKNQLHNLPVYSGDHPTECSTQDLDVKPDHLCTDMDGTITVKGNSLTEFDEVETEIKKESENVVPNELPFYRNRIILGKIQVDESDEEREIHAPADCNNVVNNKTNNDQDLAVSIYTDENRSMRITKQYYEKIEKCLRAKIILTNCYTTLLNNNCYCAQCAVLFPTTEACSEHYTSTHTETTNSTKALAPLVKRKQIIYPREKAFVCDSCTKTFSKKTSLIKHILIHTGEKPFESDICKKTSRHRTAMKRHKLLHTGEKPIQCDICAKTFKFRSYLERHKLIHTGKKPFQCDICTKSFNQIYNLKTHKLNHTGEKPFECDICMKTFKRRSHLKSHSLRHTEEKPFHCETCKKTFKYVLSLKLHKLTHNGEKPFKCENCTKTFNEKSKLKRHKLLHTGEKPFQCDICTKTFRGRSHLTSHKLIHTGEKPFECDICMKTFKRRCHLKSHSLRHTEEKCEICTKTFNEKSELKRHKLLHTGEKPFQCDICTKTFRRRSHLKCHKLIHTGEKPFQCETCKKTFKYVSSLKLHKLTHTGEKPFQCDICSKTFYRRCHLKSHKLIHTGEKPFQCETCKKTFRYISALQQHKLIHAGEKPFQCDICKKSFNHRSAIKRHKLIHTGEKAFQCDICSKTFYRRHSLKTHMLNHTEDKPFQCETCKNFFKYLSSFKLHKLIHTGEKSFQCDICMKKFCRKGSLKRHIMLLHTATQAYDSEEMCRKKFENRKT; encoded by the coding sequence AAACATTTACAACGTCGCCGGAAGTATCAAAGataaatgaaaacaaaaatcaacTACACAATTTACCGGTCTACAGTGGGGATCACCCTACGGAGTGCTCCACTCAAGACCTGGATGTGAAACCTGACCACCTGTGTACTGACATGGATGGCACAATAACTGTCAAGGGCAACAGTTTGACAGAATTTGATGAagttgaaactgaaatcaagaAGGAATCAGAGAATGTTGTACCAAATGAATTGCCATTTTACAGAAACAGAATTATACTCGGCAAGATACAAGTAGATGAGTCTGACGAAGAACGAGAAATTCATGCACCAGCTGACTGTAATAATGTtgtaaacaacaaaacaaacaatgatCAAGATTTGGCAGTGTCAATATACACTGATGAAAATAGAAGCATGAGGATAACTAAACAGTATTatgaaaaaattgaaaaatgtTTGCGAgcgaaaattattttaacaaactGTTATACAACTCTATTGAACAACAACTGttactgtgctcagtgtgcAGTGTTGTTCCCCACCACTGAAGCGTGTAGTGAACATTACACAAGCACACACACCGAGACCACTAACTCAACTAAAGCCTTGGCTCCTCTTGTGAAACGTAAACAAATCATATACCCACGTGAGAAAGCATTTGTGTGTGACTCCTGCACGAAAACATTCAGCAAAAAAACCAGCTTGATAAAGCACATTTTaattcacactggcgaaaagccattcGAGAGTGACATTTGCAAGAAAACATCGAGGCATCGGACTGCAATGAAAAGACACAAGTTACTTCACACTGGGGAAAAGCCCatccagtgtgacatttgcgcgaaaacatttaaatttcgAAGTTATTTGGAGCGACACAAGTTAATACACACTGGGAAAAAGCCattccagtgtgacatttgcacgaAATCATTTAACCAAATATACAATTTGAAGACCCACAAGTTAAATCACACGGGCGAAAAGCCATTcgagtgtgacatttgcatgaaaacatttaaacgaAGAAGTCATTTGAAGAGCCACAGCTTACGACACACTGAAGAAAAACCATTCCATTGTGAAACTTGCAAGAAAACATTCAAATATGTATTGTCTTTAAAACTACACAAATTAACTCACAATGGCGAAAAGCCTTTTAAGTGTGAAAATTGCACGAAAACATTTAAcgaaaaaagtaaattaaagaGACACAAGTTACTTCACACTGGGGAAAAGCCCttccagtgtgacatttgtACGAAAACCTTTAGAGGAAGAAGTCATTTGACAAGCCACAAGTTAATTCACACTGGAGAAAAACCATTcgagtgtgacatttgcatgaaaacatttaaacgaAGATGTCATTTGAAGAGCCACAGCTTACGTCACACTGAAGAAAAGTGTGAAATTTGCACGAAAACATTTAACGAAAAAAGTGAATTAAAGAGACACAAGTTACTTCACACTGGGGAAAAGCCCttccagtgtgacatttgtACGAAAACATTTAGACGAAGAAGTCATTTGAAGTGCCACAAGTTAATTCACACTGGAGAAAAACCATTTCAGTGTGAAACTTGCAAGAAAACATTCAAATATGTATCGTCTTTAAAACTACACAAATTAACTCACACTGGTGAAAAGCCattccagtgtgacatttgctCTAAAACATTTTATCGAAGATGTCATTTGAAGAGCCACAAGTTAATTCACACTGGAGAAAAACCATTTCAGTGTGAAACTTGCAAGAAAACATTCAGATATATATCGGCTTTACAACAACACAAATTAATTCACGCTGGGGAAAAGCCCTTtcagtgtgacatttgcaagaAATCCTTCAATCACAGAAGTGCTATAAAAAGGCACAAGTTAAtccacactggcgaaaaggcattccagtgtgacatttgctCTAAAACATTTTACCGTAGACATAGTCTTAAGACGCACATGTTAAATCACACTGAAGACAAACCTTTCCAGTGTGAAACATGCaagaatttttttaaatatttatcgtCTTTTAAACTGCACAAGTTaattcacactggcgaaaagtcattccagtgtgacatttgcatgAAAAAATTTTGCCGTAAAGGTAGTCTTAAGAGGCACATCATGTTACTTCACACTGCAACACAGGCATATGATTCTGAAGAAATGTGTCGGAAAAAATTTGAGAACCGGAAAACATGA